tttataattgatattttcCACACCAAGACAACACACATTTCTATAAactaaaaagtgaaaaaaatgtGTTCAATACATTTTGTTCTGTTTCTATTTCGAGCCAAACAAGAACACTAgaaattaacacacacacagacagacaggaaataataaacattaatcAACGCATCATGAAACTGCACATTGGCATATAAACTAATCAActctacataaataaataagtataaatacaattagttTACATTACGAGTATATCTGTACAGTGTTAAGTCAAAATGGAGCTAAACGATTAACAACAAAGCCTATTTTAGTAAATATACTTATTAACACAGACATCAACAACCActttaacaacaaacaaacaaaatcgtCAGGGCggcaaacaaaattttcaattaattaaactcgccaaaatttacaaattgaaattcttgaCTTAGGAGgaactcaacaaaaaaaaaaattgaaaaacaaaaaaagactCGATGTATAAAcgaaattacaattaatgtatacaaaacaaattaagacAAACTCTATTTTCCAAATTGAAcacttttgttatttataaaaaaaatgtattaagttctcttttgttttaatgtgATATCCGTGTACGTCAAATTTGGTCCCTTTTGTCTCTATTCTCGTGCTGTAAAAATTgtgtattaataaataattgaatacgGTATCAAGAAATGCGCAAAAACCCATTTGCGACATTTGCGTCGtattttaacaacaaataaaatgcgcagacaacaaaacaaaacgaaaaaacatcaaagctacatacatacaaagtAAAAccaagaaatatataaaacaaaaaaaaaaacttcctattattttgtagttttaatGACTCAataacgaaaaacaaaacaaaaaaaagatagaAATAAACGCTAAGAGTTTATGAACATGAGAAAAACTTtgaataaaaacgaaataaaggaaattatttaaaaatgtaaaatgtaaaagcctgtaaaattgttttcctttcccttttttaaagtaatcgttttatttgtttttttattgttttatttttatatatttgtgtttatgtatataattgtttatataaaatatgtttgacATTCATTATTTGTAACTAAATCGGATCATACGGAGCACATagcacaacaaaatcaactcCACTCCAAACTTATAGATACATGCCATTGACCAGAAAATCGGCCTCCTGTGAATAGGGCGTCTTGCCACCCAAACGTCGTGCTCGTCTTCCAACAGTTCGCATGCGACAACCAATTAAAATGGCCAACGCTGCGGTCACCAGGAGACCCAGCGACAAGGACAACACGGCGCCACCAGGACGCTCCGAGTGTCCATCGTGATCCCGGAACTCTAGCGCCAGATTCTCGTGTATCATCTTGTACTGCTCGTGAACGGGAGCAACGGGCACTGGAAGCGCTGCTGGCTGTTGTTGATTGTTCTGTTCCAGCGCCAGCTCAATGGGATCTTTGCCGCCCGCCTTCGCCTTGGCTTTCTTATGCTTGCGCTGGGtttaagaaaaaagaaactttaagATCGAGAACTTTTGACTTTGAAATCGCTTTTCAAGTCACCTTTTTGGGCGCCTCTGTGGACTTTTCATCGTCGTAGTCATCGTAATCCTCATCAGCTGGCTGATTTTTGGGCGCTGCGTTCAGCACTGGCAGCATGGATTGCTGTGGTGCAAgcggtgctgctgctgccgctgctggaggaggagcagctgcaacatagccttgactttgctgctgctgctgctgctgttgttgttgttgtggcacaGCCATTTGAGCTGGCGGCCAGTTAATAGACGTTTGTTGAGGCACATTCaccacttgttgttgttgctgttgctgttgctgctgcggtggCGTCAGATAAATGCTCGTGCGTGGCAACGACATGCCATACAAAGAACCGCCGCCAAGtgcaacattattattattgctgttgccgttgtacACGGGCTGtggttgtgctgctgctgctgccgctgcgccggttgcagttgcaacttggCCCTGAACCTGCCCCTGGGCATTAgtcgattgctgctgctgctgttgcagttgcaagccGCCTTTGTGATTGAATATGCGACTGTTGAGCTGCTCATCTGTTGAGGAAGTGAATGGTTAAACGCACagctaattgaattaattgcaAGTAGTCACAGAAACCACAAAACATatacacttgccacacaccacacacttgccacacacacacacacaatgcttCACTCACGCCTACCCACTAACGTACACACTCGTAAATCAATTCTGAGTGACGTGACTCCCATTACAACAATGAAAACTGATGGGTAATTGCCATTTTCCCAGCAAAAGCTTCTCAAGTGCCCGCAGCCAGCAATTGTTAACTGACCACagctgtagttgctgctgctgttgcaactgatGCTGAAACTGGAGCTCAAGCTGATACTGAAGCCGATACTGATTAGTTGCGTGCtctttggctggcaatttaTGTGCCACAAAAGACAACAATTGCTCTTTGTGTCTAGTTAGTGAGTCGCTTCCTATAgtctttatataaatattttcagctACTTATATtgaactttttcttttttcctgaAAGCTTGTCACTCAATTGTTCTTGAGTTGTGAAAGTAGAAATAGAATTTATTAGAATGTTACGAAAGTACTGCAGTGGAATTTATTAGAAGAGAATGAAGCTTAGTTTTATAATACTGATTAATTCAAATATGGGAAACGAATCCCCggacattatttatttattaatttttaaaaagggCTTGTCTTTTAAGGGGAGTGTTTAaaaggaaaattaaaattatgttaaaaatttaatgtgAACTAGATGGTATGAAAAGCAAATGTCCGTCATAAAAAATGATTGTGACTTCTACTCTATTAATTTTTAGGCAGACatgttaaatttcaaaagctCAAAACTTTTCTCAAATTTAAGAAAGTTAACGAAAAGTACCTTTCGACTTTTTTTAAAAGTGTGTTgaatcaaaaatgttttattctttaaaatttttaagagaAAGTGTATTTGGATTTCATTGATGAAATTGCATTAGAATTAGAATTATAAATCTGTTTCTAACACAAAATATTATGGGATCATTATTCAACagaaacttaatttaaaaattaaaagcatttagagagaaaagaatataataaattcactaatcgggttttagttgctttggctggcaatctggtataatgtgcactctatggtatattttgaatgtcaaacatttggtatatttttattgtttttgcggtacattcatttggtatatttttaaatgaataccgtactgttttgttctatttaaaatgagtagtcgagcacactcgactttcttatttgtttttttatatcaaatattgaaTTGGGAAACTAAACTGATCATAGCTTTAAATAGAGCACTATTATTTCATATGTTTATACTAGATCTTCAGGCATGACAAGTTATTCATTGCATATTCATATCGTCACTTACCCGTACTCAAAATCTCGccttgtggttgctgttgctgctgttgctgctgttgttgctgtgtctCTGCAATCATTTTGCGATTAGCCCAAGCAGCCGCATCCTCACGATTATTAACCCTTGGCGGTGGtggaggcggtggcggtggtggacCCAGCATAACAgtatgctgttgctgttgcagcaattgttgctgctgctgctgttgttgctgttgttgtgattgctgtgcaatttgcaattgctgttgaatGGGCGGCACTGACTGATATTGCtcggcattgttgttgttgttgttgctgttgccgttcgCTTTGGTCGGCGCTGAAGCAACGGCATTGCACTGCAAGAGTTGGTCAACAAAATAAGTTAATGAGCTGTCGAAATGTGGTCACCCGTTGTTGAACTCACTTCCGGTCCCTCGTCGCTGCCATCTTCGCACTGCGGTATGCCATCGCAGGCATTGTAGACGGCAATGCATTCGCCCGAGTGGCAACTGAACTGAAAGCGACCACAATGCGCAACGGGAGCTGGGACAAAATTGGAAAGTAATTTACATTcgaaaatttacatataaatataatgtatGTCAGTCGTACCACTTTGAGGGGGAATCACAACAGCggtgacagcagcagccgcctgtgactgtgactgtgccACGCCCAGGGGCAAGAGAGCACTTGCTGTGGGTGgcagagcagcagccaacaaattGGGCTTGTCTCTCTGCACTTCCGGCTTCAGCTTGAGATTGCTCAGCTCCCATTCCTGCTGCGATATATTGTTGCTGGGAATGTGTGGCAACTGTGGCCGCGGTGTGCTTGCCACATCCATCGAGCTGCGAACCTGAGGCGTCAACACGGCGCTCGTATAGTTCGCATGCCGCGTAAACTTGCAGTGGAAATTCTCGGGTGGCCCGCACTCgaataaataacaatagcCGCCAGATTTACGCTCAAAGATGTAAACATCACAGGCATCAGTTTCGCAACAGAGTCGCTCGCATTCCTCCAGCGTGTCCAACTCCAGACCCTGCAGATACTTGCCACCAATGGCCTGCGATTCGCCAGTGCGAATTATCGTATTTTTGTGCACATCAAAGTGACCTAGACCAATCAGTATTAGCattaaatatagaattatgttgaatatttaataccTATGCAGGACTCGAGATCCATGCGTTTGGTTAGATGATGCGTTGCTGTTGAGGCTGCCACCTCGGGTTGTGCCGCAGCTGCCACAAGtagctgcaacagctgcagcgacagcaccagctgcagcaacatttGAAAGGCGTTACAATTGTATTTTGTGGTTTAGCTTCGTTGACTTGGCTAATTGTTTaggcttcttcttctttttcacaGCTCACTGAATCTGGAGTAATTCGGGGGCACGTTTCGATGGGGCGTGTGTTTTGGGGGGCTTGGCgtgtttacaaaaatttacacgcttattgatttttttccGCTTGCTAGCAAAGCCAGAAATGCGTAGTTTATATGAACTTTTCGATCACTACTTTTCCAGCAATAATGCAGAACACAAAACTTGAATTTAGCAAGAATTTATGcgaaatattttactatttttattgagttgcaaataataattggaaatttgttatttttttgcttttgcgagAACGAAACTTTGCTCAGCAGGTTGGGCCGAATGTAAACCAATGGAAAATgcccaaaaatgaaaatcaaacagcagcaacccttaaaagcaaaagcttcCTATGCAAAGCTCATAACAGCTGTGTGAGTCGAGTATTGGGGAAAGTTTGCTCTAAATAAGTAAAagtatattacaatttttaaatagaaaaatgtttattttataattttgtaatttatatagaaacttctcttattttttgtatcattATTATTCGGTTACATTCCAGTAAAAGCTGTCAAAGCTCGCGCTCTTTGACTTCCAGTGAACATATGTTAACCTTATGTTTGCCTTTCAACCCTAACCTTGCGGACCTTGCACATGCCAATGTAgcccaagaacaacaacaaatcacagGATGTTTGCCACtgtccttttttttctgttcgcTACCATCTTCCCAACTCCTTCCAACATTTTTAAGCAGACAGCATATTACAacaatgaaaatcaataaaagctTTGCTaacttgctgctgttttttgttctttttgcaGGCTTTAATAATTTAGCTGCGGTTGAGGGTGGTTCTAGACACTAATAGATGGGTTTCATGGGTAGATTAGAGACACGTAGCTGGCTAGGTTGTGGATAAATATCGGAAGGTGTCATGGGAAATTAcacattgcaaataaattatttaaagttgGTAGATTAAAAGATACaacaattaatatataaaaatatttatatattttgtaataaagaaatttataaatatgaaaatatttctagacacatataagaaataaatattagaattACACTACAGCTGATAAACCCTTTGAAGTTTATGATACTTTTTACTTAGCCCTGGTCTTTTTTGAACCCCGTTGCTGTGCtgaaaaatacacacacatgtacatacacatatacacatacacatatatgtacatgtgcCCTCTTCCCCTGCTGCATAtacagaaatattttgtagccGCAGCATAAGCCGAAAATGTCTATAAATAGCATCAGAGTCGAGACGTCTAAATtgcacacagcaacagcagccgcgtTTAACAGAGCGTATTAACAGCGCGCTGTTAGTTAACAGTGCTGCCGACGCTCTCTCCATGCAAAATGGCGACGCATGCGTCGCTGCAGGTGACACGACATTAAAGACTTCAACTTGAAGCAAACTTCaaaatgttaatgaaaataaagcgataaatgcaaaaagggTCGCTaacacgcccacgcccacactcacactacccacacacacacacatctgtacacctacacacacatgtacacatACATTGTCGTAAACTACCCGCTGATGGGGAGACTGGCTGCGTTTATTAAAACACCCAGGCGTACATTGCAcaaaagccacaacaacaacagcaacaaaactgcGACAAGCAGGAGGAGAActgcagcaacgacaacaataacaacccCTTtggcagcagtagcagcagctcGGCAGCTCGGCAGCATTTGGGCCATAAAGTGGGCAAAACGTGAGCTTGGGAGTAGcgcaagtaaaaaaaaaagaagcattGCATACTTCAGGGGGCTGCACACTCCTACTGTGAGTCAAATGCCGCGCTGTGTGTTAGACACTGCTAAatgtctatgtatgtgtgtgtgtgcactcacagtgccaactgccaacagcagcagcagcagcaacaaaaaaagaacagaatatacacaacaacaaaacaaacaacaacacgaagGACTGCAAACGAGCGCTTTAAATTGCATGTTCAGTTTGGCAATTTTAATGCTTTCAATTTGCACTCCTGGGGGCAGAGTGAGGAAAGCGAAAAATACTTTGGAAACAGCTCGTGGCTGCCATGTCATTTTAgattataacaacaacaacaacaaggacagCAATGCACTCTGCATACAATTTTTAGCAGCTAAACATTGAGGTTACACACTTAATTGCTGCATAGTTTCGACTGGGTTTTAAAGCGTTTTATCGATTTTATTCGCTTTCAATTTTCATGCTGGAAAACGTAGAAAATTGCATTAAGTTCATTGCCTGTCTGCCTGCCTTCCACCCAAGGTacgaatgaaaaaaaaaaagaagaaaatccAAAGCCAAAGAACGAGAAACGAAACTATTTCAAGTATCTGGGggatacaaattatttttctattttattttctgctttttttcgCCTCTTTTTTCTTGCTGTCTGCAAATGACATTTTTCTGGAGAAAAGTTTATGACTTGCATGATTACTATATAGCATTGCCTTAAAGCCTAGAGTGAATTCCAAATCGAAATTATGTTTGTTTCAAAGTCATTTGGCAGGACGCGACGAGACGACGTCTAGGCAACGTTCTAGAGTTCAATAGCATCGAAGTAATTCAAGAGAGAGTCGTAAAGACTCTGCTCGAGGGGGAGGCAAAGGGCAGGGGGCATATGTGCACGTGCAAGGCGCGAAATAATCGTAAATTTCTAGCATTTaacgaaatggaaattttaGCAAAACCAACGACCAAAGATCTGTCTTCCCCCCTCGCATCTCTTTGCCTTGACTGGGGATGAAGTCGTCATCCTCCATTAACTGACAGATGTCGTTGTGAATCTCCAAAATGCCAGTCCAGGTGAGCAGCTGTCATCCCCCAaaaagctgttgctgttgctgttgcggccTTGCCACAGCACAGTCGAAACCAGTTCTCGTCTTAACCAGAATATTTATTAGTAACTGGAgtctgtttttgttgccgctAAACAGTGGCCGACACAATTCATCTAAGCCGACTCGcttgctcgctcgcttgcttgcTTATTTCaaagtttgaaaataaaataaataacaataaaaacaacaacaaaatatgagcGCTGAATGAATGTTGTCCCAGGCGACAAGACACTGGAACAAATTGCCAACAAGACGCGCGACGTGTTGTTTGTGGCCAGTTcagagacagcagcagcaataaaacagaaaagggTTTCCATCCACAATGCTGCAGTTGAAGGtaaaacataattatgttCGCTATATTAAaactgtattttttattaaatcttCCTTGCCAAAGCAACCTTGACTACGCCACTGTTCAACGCGGTTTGACTCATAAATATAGCTTGGGTTTTCTCGAGCTCATAGAAAACATAGCgcgatttaattttaattaaactccGCAATAGAAATTTACATTAAGCTCAAACCACAATGAAGACTTTACGAATGCCTCTCGGGGCTTAGTTACATTATAAAGTTCTGCTGACAAAAACCTTTAAGAAAAAACCtgaaataaaaccaaaatgtgTGACAGAATACGTAATCGTAgaaaaaagtattcaaaacAAGCGGCAGTGTGGGAAAAATGATGGTTcaaaagaaatggaaatgaatcAACAATTCATTATTAGAATTAGTATAATAGATTAGATTATCCTTTATGATATTCGCAAAATCATAACAAAGCAAAGCTATTTCGGATAATTTGGCtaacaaatatgtaaattaaattaagctaGCTAAATGAGTTTTAGTAAAACcaaaatagaattaaattaaatcaaggctacacaaaacaatttatatatttataacaaatattaaaattaaataaaggatatttcaatagaaaaatgcaattttcgaaatgaattgataattaaaattttctattgACTTTcctctttttatttaatgttaaacATAACGAAATAGCTTGcaatatttgaaaagaaatttgCTGTCGCTAGTTAAAGCCAAATATTTGAGTAAATTTTGTTGTCGCTAGTTAAGTCCGAATATAGAAGTTaatcacaaatttaaatatgttcagtttttttctcttcatttATGTTTCGTGAAACTCAAAGAAAACCTTTTTCGTCTTTACAATTCCATATTCCACGCAATTGAATCGAACTCGCAATTGGCAGTTCTTTGATAAATTATCGGCAATCagtgaaatggaaattaatcTGAAACGCACCTGACACCTTCACCGATGACCGACGTTGAACTTTTGCCAAAATATCGCAATAATAAATTGCGAATTATTATGCGTAACGCCTTCTTGGCAAAGTAATGAACTGATGAGCTGACGAACTGACCATTAATTATGCCCAGAATATTCGTAAACCAAACAAgacaccacaaaaaaaagacaaccatcaacaaaaaaacataaagagaaagaaagaaagaaattcaGACAACGTCGCGACTGCTTAACTAATTTTAAGCAGGGGTTGAATTTAATGTAGGAGGAGGATGAAGGGGAGCTGGACTATGAAGCATAAAGGAGcagacgttgttgttgttgttgttgttggaacGAAATAGAATTAATGGCAGTGCCAACAGGCGAAAGCATAAAGTGACTTTtccattgtgtgtgttttagcaTTGGCGATGTCGCGTCAAGGAACCTTCAAGTGCCCCCAAACAAGGGCGATGAAGAAGTTGCGGGTTAGAATGGCTTAACCGCAGAGCAAAAGCGCAACAAGAGCTATAAGTGTTGAAACaagaaaatatgttaaatatgcCTGAGTTGAAAAGAGAGTAAACTTAAAGATACTCTAGAAAAGAGATCAAGAAAtataagtgaaataaatagtttatttaaaagaaatgctTAAGTTAAAGCTTTAACTTAACCAAGTTTTACacttcaatattaatttcaattactttgaaaataaatgtgccAAACTAATCAATCCTATTTGCACACTTAGaaatgtcctttggcatgcCCAGCAGGGAAGCATGCAAAGCACAAGGTATTTACAAAACATTGACTTTGGGttcaaataacaacaacagatgcTGTTGTCGCTGAACTCTTGAACTTGGCAGCCAACAGAGAGGTTCAATGATTCTTCTTGCGAGtgcaaaaaacacacaaaaaccaaacaaaaacaaaaacaaacagacaaaagcATAGAACGTGTCTGGGCAGTGCCCAAAAAGGGTCAACGAATTGAGGGGCACGGTTAGAATGTCTTTaacattaaatgcattaaatatttaaattcatgcaaattgcgcatacgtcgCGTGGGCCGTAACCTTACAATGCTAATGCttatgcaatgcattttttttatttctagccggaataaaagtgaaaatgaaaatgacgGAATTGTGTGGCAGCCAGCTACATTATTCAACCAGAAGAGAGCTGACTAAAAAGCtagtgcataaatatttgattagcTGCGAGCCAACAgcgagaaaaataaaaaaagtaaaagacaagacaatgccaaatgccaaatgcttAATGGCAAAACTCAGGCACAAGACACAACCAACCAGCTAACATATACTCATAGCTCAAGTAGAAAAGTAGATGCCAAGTAttaacgaaaagaaaaaaaaaaaaaccaaaaagaaatgtttgaCAGAGCAAAGCGGCAGCTCATTAAAACTTAAAGCCAAGACAATGATAGCAAAACGTTTGAGGTCTCAACTGAGCTCTCAGCTcttagctcagctcagcttagCACAGCTTGtgtgcttaaatatttatttatcgattttttttttaaacgcTTCCGCTGACAGTTTTGACTGACGTCTGTCACAATTTTGTGAAAACTTAGCCATTTGGTAACCATATCCCATCTATCAGCTAATaccaatatattttttgccatTGATACATTTGACGCGTGCTGCTGACAAAACTAGCTTTTAACAGTCGCTGCGCTGCTCTCGCGCTGTTAACACTTTAACAGAGTGCTGTTAAATCGTGCTCTGTATACAGCACAAAACTGTTATTCGCTGACCCGTTTGCTTTTGCAtagccttttgtttttgttgcacattggtggcggcaacggcggcgcttttgttgttggcattctAAGCGTGGTGGCCATGGCCATTGCCAATGCTCAACAGCGTGACATTCAGCGGGGGGTGATATGTGGTACAGTGGTATATCGCTTGCAAGGGCTTGCACGACGTGGACGGAAGAGGGAAATGCGGTCGGTTTCCAAGCAATTAGAGCTAGATTTCTTTTACTAGGCTGGCCTTATTTttcccctctctttctttctttttataaataaacggATAAAGCAAACAGCACTATTAAAGTGTAGCAAAAAGTCAACATTAAAACTGACTTGATTACATATGAGAAACTTTACAGTACACACTAGTTTTTAGCGCTGGTCAAACACCTAACACGAATTTAGTTCCTCCCAAGACAATCCCAATCTTCTATTcgataattaaattagaagAGCTTTTGGTCTGTGGCATGACTAAGCCAACGTCACgattttaaaatgcttttgctttggctataaataaaactaatctAATGATAATTCGCCTGGCAATAGCAGATAAAACTAATGACTGaagtttaaatacattttgagtGCTGGCTTAACACAgtaataaatgttatttaaaataaacacattaTGCTGCATGAGTCAAgcttgcaaattgaaaaccaCACTGAGAGTTTGATAAAGAatctaaaatagaaaaaaatactcTAAACGATGTTAGTAAAGTCTCTAGCTTGAGGATTAATCAGAAATACTTTGCGAagtcatattttaaatgcgaaTTTAATGGAATCTCTTGTTAAAATCGATGTAACAAAAGACTTAAGCTAACAAAAATTCGTTAAGACTAAGTTTGTAATGGAATTTAATGGAATCTTTTGATCGCAAGCTGTTTGtgaaactataaataaataataaatattataaatgagcgagcaaaaaatcaaattgtatCTCACAGTGAGAGTTCTGCGCCGCCAGCGCTTTGTGATTATTGGTaacagcaaaaccaaaaaaacgaaaaacgaaaaacaaaaaaaataaaacactaaaaataataacaacagcagatCCAGCCAAGCTCAACATATTGTGCGACCATCCGCTGAGCCATCGCCATTAATCGCACCATGGAAAGCCCACAAATCAACAGTCAATCAACGCGCTCAGCCCACAAGCTAACAGTCTAACAgactgttaagttaacagaatgcgctcgctctctgtctctctctctcgctgttaGTGCAAATGCCGGCAGTTAACATTTTATGTGTATCTCTCAGCGCTGCTGCGGTTGTGTTGAATTTTCCAaacttcagttcagttcagtttcagaCTTCTCATGGTGCTAACCGAATTGGCTGCGCGTTTTTTCACTCGTTGCACTCGTGTTTGACTTGCCGCTTTTTAAACAGAGCTGAggcaaaacagaaaacagaaagaaaaaagaaaaacactttGTTGTCTCGTGTCGCGTCTACGTTGCGTATGTGTATTTCGCCTGTATTTGTGCTGCTTCTAAAAAGAGTGTAAGTTGTGAgattgtgtgtgagtgttgtgcaTTTAACTTCAGCTCAGCTACAACACCGTGCTGCTGCGCCCTCATTGTGCTCTcgtgcaaatgaaaatttcattgaGCAGAAAGTAGCCGCAGAAAAGTGGAAAAATCCTAAAAcagccaaaagccaaacaacaactataacaacaagaaaacaaatagTAATTAAAAATCGCTGCAAGTGAAAGAAACAATCGCAGGCAAAGTAaacatcaattaaatttggaaaattCATTTGGGAAAAAGCAACGTAAATAATTGCCCATactaaatattgttattaattcGAATATATAATGTTCTCTCGATGTCTGCACTTTCTTGATGGCTTCTGGAACCGGAAAATATCTCAATAGCTACGAGttatgttctttttttgttgtatcttGTTGGCCAGTCAGTCGAGTCCGATGCAAGTGGAGTCGACAGACAGCATCATCAGCCGGTCAAGCGTTCCGGCCAGACCTGACCAAGCCAGGCCTAGGCCTAGGCCTAAGCGTGCTGGTGCTCGTCCCCAGCCACCAGACATTGCGGCACAGCAGAAGCTGCCACAagctgttggtgctgttggtgctgtgtgtgcgtgtcgaGCTGTGGAATTTTATGCAGTGGCTGGCTCGTTTATTTCTCCCCAGTCCCAAAAGCTTCTACATATTTACAACTTCATATATGAaacctctttttttttcgttgttgttgtcgtatgTTATTGGCTGGGAGGGTGGTCTTCTCTATATCTCCCccttttcctctctctcttgccgtctttctctgtctctcgcaTGCCGTACGCATGCAGCCAAACGTAACGAAAACGCAACTGCGCTTCACGCTTCAGGCCCAGTCGGACGTGGACTCGATCTCGGACTCAGCGTCAGACAAACTCGCTGGCTTGCAGTGGCAATTTTCAGTTCCAGTCGCAGTCGTTGCCTTTGGGGAGAATACTTATGGTgagagcgat
This window of the Drosophila albomicans strain 15112-1751.03 chromosome 2L, ASM965048v2, whole genome shotgun sequence genome carries:
- the LOC117565446 gene encoding protein bunched, class 2/F/G isoform, with amino-acid sequence MLLQLVLSLQLLQLLVAAAAQPEVAASTATHHLTKRMDLESCIGHFDVHKNTIIRTGESQAIGGKYLQGLELDTLEECERLCCETDACDVYIFERKSGGYCYLFECGPPENFHCKFTRHANYTSAVLTPQVRSSMDVASTPRPQLPHIPSNNISQQEWELSNLKLKPEVQRDKPNLLAAALPPTASALLPLGVAQSQSQAAAAVTAVVIPPQSAPVAHCGRFQFSCHSGECIAVYNACDGIPQCEDGSDEGPECNAVASAPTKANGNSNNNNNNAEQYQSVPPIQQQLQIAQQSQQQQQQQQQQQLLQQQQHTVMLGPPPPPPPPPPRVNNREDAAAWANRKMIAETQQQQQQQQQQQPQGEILSTDEQLNSRIFNHKGGLQLQQQQQQSTNAQGQVQGQVATATGAAAAAAAQPQPVYNGNSNNNNVALGGGSLYGMSLPRTSIYLTPPQQQQQQQQQQVVNVPQQTSINWPPAQMAVPQQQQQQQQQQQSQGYVAAAPPPAAAAAAPLAPQQSMLPVLNAAPKNQPADEDYDDYDDEKSTEAPKKRKHKKAKAKAGGKDPIELALEQNNQQQPAALPVPVAPVHEQYKMIHENLALEFRDHDGHSERPGGAVLSLSLGLLVTAALAILIGCRMRTVGRRARRLGGKTPYSQEADFLVNGMYL